A stretch of Dromaius novaehollandiae isolate bDroNov1 unplaced genomic scaffold, bDroNov1.hap1 HAP1_SCAFFOLD_45, whole genome shotgun sequence DNA encodes these proteins:
- the LOC135327030 gene encoding olfactory receptor 12D1-like: protein MDNQTEVSKFILLGLSSPQGLQQFLFMLFSLLYLSSLLGNVAIVTVVICEPRLRIPMYYFLCNLSCLDIFYSTVTIPKMLAGFLWGHQGISYTGCLSQLHFFHFLGSSEALLLAVMAYDRFVAICHPLRYSLIMSPRACLLLAAAAWVTGFLHALMHTVMTSRLHFCGPSHIHHFFCDIKPLVRLACNSNQLNLHLLSIITGSMAIGPFVFTLFSYLYIFSFLRLKVQSREGRRKSFSTCISHLTVVALLYVPVIFNYVPPSSGSSPRRDMIATLMYNVVTPVLNPLIYTLRNAEVKHALKRRLFSRQLLVQKMFCLAACVG, encoded by the coding sequence atggataaccagacagaggtgagcaagttcatcctgcttggcctgtccagccctcaagggctgcagcagttcctgttcatgctcttctccctgctctacctgtccagcctgctggggaatgtggcaattgtgactgtggtgatatgtgaacctcggctacgcatccccatgtactatttcctctgcaacctctcctgcctggatattttctactccaccgttaccatccccaagatgctggctgggttcctctgggggcaccagggtatttcttacactggctgcctaagccagctccacttcttccacttcctgggcagcagcgaagctttgctgctggctgtcatggcctatgaccgctttgtggccatctgccacccgctgcgctacagcctgatcatgagcccacgggcctgcctgctgctggctgcagccgcttGGGTTACAGGCTTCCTtcatgctctgatgcacacagtcatgacctcccggctccatttctgtggccccagccacatccaccacttcttctgtgacatcaagcccctggtgagactagcctgcaatagcaaccagctcaacctgcacctgctcagcatCATCACAGGGAGTATGGCAATAGGCCCCTTTGtcttcacactcttttcttacctgtacatcttttccttcctccgactgaaagtccagtcaagggaggggaggaggaaatccttctccacttgcatctcccatCTCACAGTAGTGGCCTTACTCTATGTCcctgttatttttaactatgtgCCACCTTCCTCAGGGAGTTCACCCAGGCGGGACATGATAGCCACCCTTATGTATAATGTTGTCACCCCCGTCCTCAATCCTTTGATCTACACCCTGAGGAATGCGGAGGTGAAACATGccctaaagagaagacttttctccagacagttactagtgcagaaaatgttctgccttgcagcttgtgTGGGGTAG